AACACCGAGTCGTTTACTAAATGTTGTTTTACCTGATGCTGAAGGTCCGGCAACTAAAACAACCTTTGTTCCGTTTCCGCGTGCCGAAATCTGGTTGGCAATTTCAGCTATTTTCTTTTCGTGCAATGCCTCTGATATTTTTATAATATCGCCGCTGCGGTTTTGCAGGGTAAAATTATTCAGGCTTCCAATTGTTGAGACATTCAGAATCTCAGCCCAGTCTTTTTGTTCCTGAAAGATTTCGAACAACTTGGCATTGTAATGAACTTTACGCAGTTTTTTGAAATTTTTTCGTCGCGGAATTTGCAGGAGTATACCGTCAAAATAAGGTACTAATCCATAATTGGTAATGTATCCGGTTGATGGCAACAAGTTACCATAGAAGTAATTTCCCAGGTCGTTTAAAAAATATAAAAACGAATACATGTGGCCCTGCTGCTCAAACAACTGTGCTTTATCTTCAAGGCCTTGTCTATTCAACAAATCAACCGCATGCGATGTTATTAATCCTTTTTTTACGAAAGGAATATTGGCATCAATTATTGCCTTCATTTCCTGTTTTATGGCAAAAATATCCGATTCCGAAATCTCTCGTTCCAGGCCTTGAAGTTCGCAAAAATAACCATTGCTAATTCCGTTCTGTACTTTAAAGGCAACATGCGGAAACACCTCTTTTATTGCTGCATACAATACAAAAATTAAACTCCGTATGTACATTCTCACCCCATCGGGATGCGAAAAATCGATGAACTCGATGTGCTTGGGCTTTACCACACAAAACGATAGTTCTTTTACCTGGTGGTTTACAATTGCTCCGCAAACCTGATGCTCGAGTTGTATATTTAAATCCTCGCTAATTTCCAATAAGGAAGTGCCCATGGGGTACACATGCGAAGTATGGGTATTTCTGCAATAGATTTCCACGTCTTTCATAGCCTTCTGTTTTCAGTTTTAGGCTTAAATGTATGAAATTGATATGAGCTATCGGCTACATTTTTTAGGTTTCGGCACCTATTTTGACTTTTTTATGAAAAACAGGATTTATTACGCTTGCTGTAACTCTTGCTTTAAATAACGGGCAGTGTGCGATTTTTTATTTTTACAAACCTCTTCGGGTGTACCTGCACATAAAATTTTCCCGCCATGCTTTCCACCTTCCGGTCCAATATCGATAATGTGGTCGGCTACTTTTATTACATCCATATTGTGTTCAATTACAATAACCGTATTTCCTTTATCAACAAGTTTATTTAACACCTCAAGCAGTACCCTCACATCTTCAAAATGTAGTCCTGTTGTAGGCTCATCAAGAATATAAACTGTTTTTCCGGTGTCGCGTTTTGCCAATTCGGCTGCCAATTTTACCCGTTGCGATTCGCCCCCTGATAGTGTTGTTGATGATTGCCCAAGTGTAATATACCCCAGGCCAACATCTTGCAAGGTGGTTAGTTTATTGGCGATTGAAGGAATGTGTTCAAAAAACTCAACACCCTGGTTAATGGTCATATTCAGCACATCGCTGATTGACTTTCCTTTGTAACGCACCTCCAGTGTTTCGCGGTTATACCTCTTACCGTTACACTTATCACAATGCACATACACATCGGGCAGAAAGTTCATTTCAATAAGCTTTAATCCCCCGCCCTGGCATTCCTCGCAGCGTCCGCCTTTAACGTTAAACGAAAAGCGCCCCGGTTTGTAGCCCCGTATTTTTGCTTCGGGCAACTGGGCAAATAAACTTCTTATATCGCCAAAAACATTGGTATAAGTAACCGGATTTGAGCGCGGAGTCCGGCCAATGGGCGACTGGTCAACCCGAATTACTTTGTCGATATGTTCCAGTCCTTCAACTTTTTTATAAGGTAACGGATCTTTTAATGAGTTATAAAAATGCTGACTTAAAATGGGTTGCAGCGTTTCGTTAATTAAAGTTGATTTGCCGGAACCGGAAACACCTGTAACACAAATAAATTTGCCCAATGGAATTTCTGCTGTAACATTATTAAGGTTATTTCCGGAACAGCCGGTAATTTTTAAGATATCCGATTTTCCGTTTCGTCGCTTCGCCGGTACTTCAATCTTTTTCCGGTTATTCAGGTAATCGGCTGTTAAGGTTGGCGCTTTTAGCACCTCTTGGGGTAATCCGGCCGCTACCACCTCTCCGCCATGCCGCCCGGCGTGTGGCCCCATGTCTATTAAATGGTCGGCGTGTAACATGGTATCGCGGTCGTGCTCAACCACAATTACCGAATTGCCCGAATCGCGCAATTGCTCCAGTGCCTGAATTAGTTTCAGGTTATCGCGATGGTGCAGTCCAATGCTGGGTTCGTCGAGAATATACAGCACATTAACCAGTTGCGAACCAATTTGTGTTGCCAGGCGAATTCGTTGCGATTCTCCTCCCGAGAGACTTTGGGCAGTGCGGTCGAGGGCCAGGTAATTTAATCCAACACCCAGCATAAAACCCAGCCGGTCGCGAATTTCCTTGATTACCTCGCTGCCGATTTTTCGTTGCCGATCGGAGATCCGGTTTTCTAATCCATCCAACCAAAGTCCCAATTCATCGAGGTCCATTTTTGCCAATTCCGAAATATTCTTCCCATCAATTTTAAAGTGAAGCGATTCTTTTTTCAAGCGCATACTTTTACATTCGGGACACTCGATCGTTTTTACAAATTGGTTGGCCCATTTCTGAGCGGTTTTGGAAGTATGTTCTTCCCGTTGGCTGTCAATATATTTTATCACACCGTCGTAGCTCATCATGTAGTTCATGCTGTTGCCAAGGGGTGTATTTTTTAGCTGAATACGTTCGTTGGTGCCAAACAATACTTCATTTAATCCCTCTTCCGGAATATCTTTAACCGGCGTTTTTAGCGTAAACCCATGCTTTTCGCCCAAGGCTTCAATTTGCCAAAAAATTAAGGTGTTTTTATAGGCTCCAAGCGGAGCAATCCCTCCTTTGGCAATGCTCTTGTTTTTTTCGGGCATAATTTTATCGAGGTCGATCTCGGTAACCCGGCCCAGACCATTGCATTTTGGGCAGGCCCCCTGTGGCGAGTTAAACGAGAAATTATGCGGTGCCGGCTCGTTGTAGGAGATTCCGGTGGTGGGACACATTAACAAACGGCTGTAATATTTTGCTTCGTTCGTGTCGTGGTCGAGAATCATTAAAATTCCGTGGCCGTGCTTCATGGCTGTTTGCACACTCTCTTTCAGGCGTTTGGTACTGGCTTCGTCAACCACCAGTTTATCAATCAAAATTTCGATAAAGTGGTTTTTATAGCGGTCTACCTTATGGTTATGCATTAACTCGGTTAGCTCTCCATCAATCCGGGCAGTTAAAAAGCCTTTTCGTCTAATCTGCTCAAATAATTCGCGGTAATGGCCTTTACGGCCTTTTACCACCGGTGCCAGAATATTAATTCGTTTCCCTGCAAAATCAGTCTTAATCAGCTGAATAATTTTTTCTTCGGTATACTTTACCATTTTTTCGCCGGTATTGTATGAGAACGCTTCACCGGCACGTGCATAAAGCAAACGCAAAAAATCGTAAATTTCAGTTACGGTCCCCACCGTTGAGCGCGGATTTCGGGTGGTAACCTTTTGCTCAATTGAAATAACGGGGCTTAAGCCTGTAATCTTATCCACATCAGGGCGTTCCATATTGCCTAAAAACGAGCGGGCATAAGCCGAAAACGTTTCAATATACCTCCGCTGCCCTTCGGCATATATTGTATCAAAAGCCAGCGATGACTTACCACTGCCACTTAAACCGGTGATTACAGTCAGCTTATTTCGCGGTATTTCAACATCAATATTTCGAAGATTATGAACCCTTGCCCCCTGCACCACAATTTTCTCTTCTGAATCGAGCTCGGTAAGTTCAATTTCTGTATCTGTATCGAATTTCGTTTTCGTCATTTTTTATCTCTTTCTTTCAACTGAAGAACCTTTAAAAAGGCTGCAATACTTCTTTTCGGTGTTGCTCCGGAATCTATTACTTTTCAGGAATTTCAACCCAATACCTTTTTCTTCCGGAGTAGGTTAAATTATTTTCCCTCAGCCAGGGGTTAAAATCTTTCAACACTTTATAACTAACTCCTTGTTTGTGGGCAAATTCGGCAAAGTTGTCTACCGAGCCTTTTATTTCAACTTTCTTAGTTTTAATTACGGGGTATTTTTCGTTTTCGGCCACATAAAAATTATAACGCTCCGGATTTTCCAGAATAAGTTTTAAGGCAACAATCCGATACACGTAACGCGCCGTTTCTGTGGTAATCAGCAAATCGTAATAATCCTCTTCCATTTGGCGGTCCATTTGGCGGTTTATACCATTCATTCCTCTATTATAGGCTGCGGCTACCATGGTCCAGTTACCAAATTTTTTGTAGGCATCTTTTAAGTATTCGCAGGCCACGTGTGTAGCTTTTTCTATGTGGTAGCGTTCGTCAACTTCGCTATTTATCTCAAGGCCATAATCTTTTGCAGTTCCTTCCATCAGCTGCCAAAACCCAACTGCCCTTGCCGGCGAAACAGCCCTCGGATTTAACCCGCTTTCGGCCACTGCCAGGTATTTAAAATCATCAGGAATACCATGTTCCTTTAAAATGGGTTCGATAACATGGAAATACCTTGGCACCAGTTTTATGTAACGAATGGTTTGCGAGTGAAAATAGGCGTTGGATAACAGTTCGCGGTCAAGTGATTCTTTTACATAGAACCGATCGAGCGGCATGGGCTCGCCGGCAAAACTTACTGCCTCAGGCAATTCTACCGCCCGGTGCTTTACCTCTTTTTTTACTGCAACTTCGTTACTTGCCGGCATTGCCGACAGTAAAATACTTAGTACCACCACCACATTAGCCAACATCAGAAATGGCCAAATAATTCTTCTCCAGTTTTTTGTCTTCATCACTACAACCTTCCTTTTGTTTTACCAATTTGCAAAAATATAATTTTACAACGATTACCGGGTGAATAACAAGCAAAAAGGCCCGACAGTTTGCCGAGCCTTAAGATATCTTTTCAAATCTTTGTAAATAATGAATTAAGAATCGTTAATCTTCCTGAAAAACAGGAATATGGCTTACCTGAGAAATATTTTGCAAGTCGGAATAATCGTACTGATAAAAGCCGTCATCGCCAATCATAAACAAGTATCCACCCAGTGGAATAACATCATAGGTACTGATGCCGGCAAAATGTGAAATCATATGATCATCAATGGCGGTTTTATCGCTTACGTCATACACTTTTAAGCCGGCATCGCCATCGCAAACAAAAAGCACTTCATCGTCGATGCCCAATCCGTAGGGTCCTTCCATCGGATAAGAACCTACCAGTTGGTTGTCAACATAATCATCGGCAAGTTTCAGCACATCGAGCCGGTTAACCGTACCGCCGCATGCCGTTCCGCCACGCAATGTAACGTAGGCATAACCATCGGCAACCACAACAGGATCGCAACTGGTAACGTGCCAAAAATCGCTAACATATTTCGGGTAGGTTGGAATATCAAGATTAAAAATACGCATCCCCGATTGCGTTCCTAAAAACATATGGCCATCGTACATAAACATGGTTTCCACATTCCATCCAACGTTTTGCTGCCCAATCTCATCGGGGTTTGCAGCAGCTTTCACATCGAAAATATGAAGATTGGCCTCGTCAACCGCATACAAATAATCGTCGTACAATCCGAAACGAGCCATTGAACCGCCAACACCAAAGGTACTGGCCATACTTCCGTTGGCTTTAGGTGCGCTACTATATGCCATATCTTCCATTGCCCCACCAAATCGGTAGTAGGGGTAATAATGATACTCCATCTCCTGACGCACTTTTTTAATTTCCCATCCGGTAACAACCCCCTTATCCTCGTCTACATCGGCAATCCGGTAGTTTTCGTCCACTGGGGGCAACGTGTAGGGCAACACATCCTGAACGCGTTTTACCTCGCTCACATTGTTAATATCAGATATATCAATGGCAACCAAATCCACATAACTATCGGCGTAAAGGATATTTTCTTTAATGGCAATATCAACATTTCCGGGAATTTCGATAAATCCGATATTCTGTGGATTTGCCGGATTCTGATTGTCGATGATGTGCACTCCCGCAAATTCTTCAACTACAAACAAATAGCCGTCTTTAAAATAGATTTTTCCGGGGTTTACCAAATCAGTTGCCGCTACTGACTTCACGCTTTGGCGAAGCTCGTCGTACGAAAGGTAAATGGGGGAGTTTGCTGTAAATTCCTCGGTATATTCATCCATACACGCTGCCAGTACAAGCGAAATAAAAAGTAGTAAAAATATCTTTTTCATTGTTTTCATTTTCTACGGTTTTTAGTTGAAAAGAATACCGATTTTAACGGTAACACGATTGTAATCGATGGCTAATGAATAGTCGCTTTCGCCATCGTAATTAAGTCGGTGGAACTGGTAACCAACGGCAAAGTTCATCCCGAAATTTTGCGAGAACATTTGATTGAAGCCTACACCCGGGTTAAACATTACTCCGCCCTTACAATCGAAACCATTTTCGCTAATTTCTCCGGGCCAGGGCCAAAAACTACTCCATACGGGATATACGTCGTAGTAAATTTCATTTGAATCTTCAAGCGGCACCTGGTATCCTGCTTTCAGAAAAACATAAGGTGTTGTTAACTGTTTTCTGAAACGATACTCGAAATTAGCAAATACCGGCATATAGGATTCTTTCAAAAACTCGACACCCAGGCCAAGTCCGGCTGAAAAATTAGGATTAACAAGGTAATTGGCCGATCCGGATATAGAGAAAGGTGCGGTTTGGCTGTTATCGGCATTGCCGGCCAAAACACCCAACTCGGTTCTGAAAAACCATGCGGAGCTGACGGATTCTTCGTTAACCATACTGAGGGGTTTTACACCTTTTGAGGCAAGATGGTCAACATCAGCCGCATCAAAAATCCACACATTGCCGGCCGACTCTACCCTTAATTGTTTACCATCGTTTATGTAAACATATTTTCCTTTAATTATTGAACCGTTTTTAAGATAAACCTGGCCTTTTTCGGTTTGCGCCAAAACGGAAAACGCCAATACCGAAGCACAGAGAAGCAAGATGAGTTTCTTCATAATGTTTTTTGTTTTTATGAAGATGCCAGCTTGCCTACTTAGGTTGCGTGTTTAACAAAATTTTATTCGATTATTCCGTTTTCTTTAAGCAGAGAAAGGGCCAAAACCATTGATTGTTCGTTTTGTACCAGCAATTGTCGTTGGCGAAGAATTTTTCTGATTTCTTTTTTATTCTCGGGGAAGCCAAGGAACAAGGCACGCCGGTTTAGTTTTATTTTTTGTAATCCCTCCTGGCTGCTGTACCAATAATACTCCTTTTGCAAGCGATAATCAACTGCACGGGTTAGTCCGTTTTTGTCGACATAAGGACTAACGGTACGTTCGTAAATATACCAGTTAACCAATTTAACAATAGTAATTAAAAGCAACAAAGCATTACAACTTATCTGGTCAAATTTTCCCTTTGCACATTTTTGTGGATTATAAACTTATATCATTCCGCAACTGACCTACTGTTTAGGCATTTTTTAACTACAAAATTTCAAACAAATGAAAACAACAGACTACAGTCATTCTTTTTTATGATTGGGGGGACTGTAAAAAAAAAGCAACACGAAGTAAACATAAACACACAACCATCCAAATCACCTATCTAAATTTCAGCACTTTACGGGGGTTACCTTTTCCAATCTCGCAGTATTTAAAGTAAAGGACGTAACTCTTCTCATCAGTAAAAAACGGGTTTATTATACGATAAACCGTTAATTGAATTTGTAAGGCATATGCTGGCTTGCTTGTCGACTTTGTATTAAAAATTAGTAATTCAATTTAAATTTTTTGGTGTATGAAAGCATTGGCAAAATTAATTCACAGAACCCCGGCATCTTATTTACCAACCGTTTTCCCGGCACACTATTATGGTATGCCAAACGGGAAGATATACCTGGTGTTTTCACGTTTTTACGAGCTGGCGTTCGGACAATCGGGAATTGAATTTGTTTTTGCCGAACATCAGGATTATTCATACAATTATGAAACAGAAGAGATTATCCCCTCGCGAAATTCTACGGCTAAGAATAAGGTTTTTGCCGAACAGGTTGATCATCCCAATTCGCGATTCTATATTTTTAGTACCAAACGCAACCTACAATCGTATGGGCAAGCTCAAACATTTTTAAACCAGGAAGCGATGAAAATGTATGGCTATGCCCTGCAATGCACCAACTAATTTTAAAAAGGCGTAGGTATTTTTTCTCATACCCCTATTTTTTTTAAGCACTTCACTCGCTCTTTTTCAGCATTTGATACTTGCTTTTAGCTACGGCGCAACCGTACCTTTATACAACTACTTCAAATTAGAAAAATGAAAGCGTACTGGAACAATAAAGTGGAGGAGATTAGACACCTTAACCTGGTAAATGCAGCAGACATTTGCAACCGCGGAGCACAACCCTTGTGCATTGTTAATAACGAAACTGTTAACCAACAAATATTTACAGAGTTATTTCAGGAAATTGACTACCGGTTGCTACTTGAGCAAAAAATATTTGGCATTAACTAACTTCCCAAAACACTCATTCTTTTTAGCGCATTCGCGTGCAGCCGAAAATAAAAATCATCACACCCTTTAAGAAGCTACGTATGGTTAAAATTGAATTTTAATTCAGGAAAAAAATACTACCTTAAGCTAACTTTTTACTTTTCAATTGTTATTGTACATAAACAACAATTATATTGTGATGTCAAATCTGCAAATTTTAATTAACCATTTAGGAAAGCCCTACGCCGATCTTGAATTTTTGTTAAGCTGTTTTAGCGAAGTTTTAGTTGAAAACGGAGAAGCTGATTTAGCTGAAGTTATGCCATGGATAAGCTCAAATAATGCCAGAGATATAGAAAATTTTACACACCAACACTTTCATATGTTTTCGGTTTGTTTTCAGTTGCTCAACCTGGCTGAAACAAATGGAGCTGTGCAACAACGACGAAAAACAGAAGAAGGAAACTCCTTAACCGCCATAAACGGGCTTTGGGCAAACAGCTTAAAAATTCTTAAGGAAAAAGAGATTTCACCCGACAACATTATAAAAACATTTAAAGAAATTTCGGTTCAACCGGTTTTAACGGCACACCCTACCGAAGCAAAACGACCGGTAATTTTAAAAAAATACCGCGAGCTCTACCTACTGCTGGTTAAACGCGAAAACTCGATGTATAACTCGTATGAATTGGAAGAAAACCGTAACGAGATAAAACGTATCCTATCAACCATTTGGCACATTGATGAATTTTATGTGGAAAAACCAACGGTTGAAACAGAACTGGATAATGCCATTCATTATTTTGTAAACGTTTTCCCGGAAGTGGTACAGCTGTTAAACCGCCGACTGGCGCAGGCCTGGCAATACTCGGGTTTTGATTTAAATAAACTACTGAATGATAATAACTTTCCACAATTAAAGTTTGGCACCTGGATTGGTGGCGACCGCGACGGACACCCACTGGTAACTGCTGATGTTACCAAAAAAGCATTGCTAAAGCTGCGGCTAAATGCGCTAATTGTAATTAAAAACGAACTGAACCGACTGGCTGATGACCTGAGTTTTTATTTTGATATTGCAGAGCTGCCAGACCCTATGCGTCAGCGTTTTAAGCATCTGGTTGCAGAAACGGGAAATGAAAATAAAACACTCATTTCTACATCGAAAAACGAAGCCTTTAAGATGTTGGTGCTGTTGTTTGTCAACAAGCTTCCGGTAAACCCGGAGCATGCTGAGATGCTTGACTTGCACGATAAAAAAGGCACTTATACCTGCTCCAAACAATTGGCTGAAGATTTGGAACTATTAAAGGAGTCGTTGCTGCAAAAAAAATATAACGACCTTGCCTATCAATCCGTCAACCGGGCTATTTATTTTGTAAAAACCTTTGGTTTTCATTTAGCCGAACTCGATATCAGGCAAAACAGCCGTTACTACCAGCTGGCTCTTGAACAGTTGGTAGAAAAATCAAATCCGGGAAATACACAACAGCCTGACTGGGACATCAACGAAAAGAAAAGCTTTCTGACTAAAGAATTAAAGTCGGCACGCCCGTTTGTGCAAGATTACAGCACATTAGCTACCGAATCGAGAAATACACTGGAGTGTTTTCAATTACTAAACACGCACATCAGAAATTATTCGCACTACTCCATTGGTTCGCTGATTGTTAGCATGACAAAGAATGCCAGCGATCTTCTTACCGTTTATATTTTGGCCCGCGAAGCAGGATTAACGCTTTTTAATGAAACAATGATTATTAAGCTTCATGTGGTACCTCTTTTTGAAACCATTCAGGATTTGATTGACAGCCCGGCCATTTTAGAGGAATATTTTAGCTACCCGGAAGTACAAAACAGCCTTGAGTACCAGCGAAAAGAAAAGAACCTTCCTGTAAAAACACAGGAAATTATGATAGGTTACAGCGATAGTAATAAAGATGGAGGAATACTGGCCAGTGCCTGGTTTCTTTATAAGGCACAAAAAGAAATTGCGGAGGTTGGAAAAAAGTTTGGAATCCACATTAAGTTTTTCCATGGAAAAGGAGGGTCAATCAGCCGCGGTGCCGGACCAATCCACTGGTTCTTACGTTCGCTCCCACACGGAACACTATCGGGGCATTTTAAAATTACCGAGCAGGGCGAAAGCATTGAAAAGAAATATGCCAATAAAATAAATGCCGTGTATAACCTTGAACTAATGATTGCCGGCAATACCTTAAACACGCTTTTACATAAACATTTGCCTGAAGATATTGATGAAATCTCAGACATTATGGAGTTTATGGGGCAGGAAAGTTTTACAATTTATACCGGCTTGCTTAATAACAACCATTTTTTAAACTATTACCAACAAGCTACACCCATTGATATAATTGAGGAAAGTAAAATTGGGTCCCGTCCGGCGCGACGAACCGGAAAACGCAGTTTTGCCGATTTACGTGCCATCCCCTGGGTATTTAGCTGGGGACAGGCCAGGTACCATATTACCAGTTGGTATGGCGTTGGCTCTACCCTCGAAAAAATGAAAAACCAATTCCCCGAAAAGTATGATAAGCTGAAAAAACTGATTCCGCGTAACCAGTTTGTACGCTACGTACTTACCAATGTTGATACCAGTTTAGCCAGCACCGATAAACAAATAATGGAGCTTTATGCCGGGCTTGTTACAACAAACGAAACAAGATCGGAAATTTTAAATCAGCTATTGCAAGAGTTTGAGAAAACACAAAATTTAATGAATGAACTTTTGGGGCGTCCGATTAACGAGCGGCGCAAAAACCATTATTTCTCGACTAAATTAAGAGCAGAAGCCCTTGAGACACTGCATCGCTACCAGGTGAACTACCTGGAAAAATGGCGTTCTCAAGCGTTCGGCAACGAAAATGAAAAACAAGAAACTTTGAACAAATTACTGCTATCGGTTAATGCCATTGCCAATGCCATGGGAACAACAGGTTAAATGAGCATTCAATAAAAAAAGCCCCTGACATCATTAAAAAAGAAAACAGCCAGGTTAACGGTAAACGATTTCTTTATTTGGTAAATGTTAATCTTCGGCTGATCTCTTTTTTTCAATATTAAGAGGTTTGTTAAAAAAAGATTTATTAATCCTATTCTTCAACTTTTCAATGCCATTCTTGTTATTAAAATTTATTTTGGAGCCCTTATTAGAGCAAAACAATGATAAAAAATTTATTCTACATATTTTCTCCCCGACGCTTATCGGTTTTAAACCGATACTACCGGATTACGCGCTTTTATTCTTTCTTAAAAAGC
Above is a genomic segment from uncultured Draconibacterium sp. containing:
- a CDS encoding nucleoside kinase; this encodes MKDVEIYCRNTHTSHVYPMGTSLLEISEDLNIQLEHQVCGAIVNHQVKELSFCVVKPKHIEFIDFSHPDGVRMYIRSLIFVLYAAIKEVFPHVAFKVQNGISNGYFCELQGLEREISESDIFAIKQEMKAIIDANIPFVKKGLITSHAVDLLNRQGLEDKAQLFEQQGHMYSFLYFLNDLGNYFYGNLLPSTGYITNYGLVPYFDGILLQIPRRKNFKKLRKVHYNAKLFEIFQEQKDWAEILNVSTIGSLNNFTLQNRSGDIIKISEALHEKKIAEIANQISARGNGTKVVLVAGPSASGKTTFSKRLGVQLAVNGLHPYQISLDDYFVDRELTPKDEHGEYDFEALEAIDVQFFNQQLIELFEGKEIRLPRFDFHSGKRTSNGKTLQLGKDDILIVEGIHGMNPGLLTDVREENTFKIFISALTQVSVDEQTHISTADNRLLRRMIRDSKYRGYRAAETIKRWPSVRKGEEKNIFPYQENADVMFNSATIYELAVLKKYAEPILNSVLEYQPEYTESTRLLEFLSYFKLISDEEIPPTSLLREFLGGSSFMY
- the uvrA gene encoding excinuclease ABC subunit UvrA; translation: MTKTKFDTDTEIELTELDSEEKIVVQGARVHNLRNIDVEIPRNKLTVITGLSGSGKSSLAFDTIYAEGQRRYIETFSAYARSFLGNMERPDVDKITGLSPVISIEQKVTTRNPRSTVGTVTEIYDFLRLLYARAGEAFSYNTGEKMVKYTEEKIIQLIKTDFAGKRINILAPVVKGRKGHYRELFEQIRRKGFLTARIDGELTELMHNHKVDRYKNHFIEILIDKLVVDEASTKRLKESVQTAMKHGHGILMILDHDTNEAKYYSRLLMCPTTGISYNEPAPHNFSFNSPQGACPKCNGLGRVTEIDLDKIMPEKNKSIAKGGIAPLGAYKNTLIFWQIEALGEKHGFTLKTPVKDIPEEGLNEVLFGTNERIQLKNTPLGNSMNYMMSYDGVIKYIDSQREEHTSKTAQKWANQFVKTIECPECKSMRLKKESLHFKIDGKNISELAKMDLDELGLWLDGLENRISDRQRKIGSEVIKEIRDRLGFMLGVGLNYLALDRTAQSLSGGESQRIRLATQIGSQLVNVLYILDEPSIGLHHRDNLKLIQALEQLRDSGNSVIVVEHDRDTMLHADHLIDMGPHAGRHGGEVVAAGLPQEVLKAPTLTADYLNNRKKIEVPAKRRNGKSDILKITGCSGNNLNNVTAEIPLGKFICVTGVSGSGKSTLINETLQPILSQHFYNSLKDPLPYKKVEGLEHIDKVIRVDQSPIGRTPRSNPVTYTNVFGDIRSLFAQLPEAKIRGYKPGRFSFNVKGGRCEECQGGGLKLIEMNFLPDVYVHCDKCNGKRYNRETLEVRYKGKSISDVLNMTINQGVEFFEHIPSIANKLTTLQDVGLGYITLGQSSTTLSGGESQRVKLAAELAKRDTGKTVYILDEPTTGLHFEDVRVLLEVLNKLVDKGNTVIVIEHNMDVIKVADHIIDIGPEGGKHGGKILCAGTPEEVCKNKKSHTARYLKQELQQA
- a CDS encoding lytic transglycosylase domain-containing protein; the protein is MKTKNWRRIIWPFLMLANVVVVLSILLSAMPASNEVAVKKEVKHRAVELPEAVSFAGEPMPLDRFYVKESLDRELLSNAYFHSQTIRYIKLVPRYFHVIEPILKEHGIPDDFKYLAVAESGLNPRAVSPARAVGFWQLMEGTAKDYGLEINSEVDERYHIEKATHVACEYLKDAYKKFGNWTMVAAAYNRGMNGINRQMDRQMEEDYYDLLITTETARYVYRIVALKLILENPERYNFYVAENEKYPVIKTKKVEIKGSVDNFAEFAHKQGVSYKVLKDFNPWLRENNLTYSGRKRYWVEIPEK
- a CDS encoding phosphoenolpyruvate carboxylase, producing MSNLQILINHLGKPYADLEFLLSCFSEVLVENGEADLAEVMPWISSNNARDIENFTHQHFHMFSVCFQLLNLAETNGAVQQRRKTEEGNSLTAINGLWANSLKILKEKEISPDNIIKTFKEISVQPVLTAHPTEAKRPVILKKYRELYLLLVKRENSMYNSYELEENRNEIKRILSTIWHIDEFYVEKPTVETELDNAIHYFVNVFPEVVQLLNRRLAQAWQYSGFDLNKLLNDNNFPQLKFGTWIGGDRDGHPLVTADVTKKALLKLRLNALIVIKNELNRLADDLSFYFDIAELPDPMRQRFKHLVAETGNENKTLISTSKNEAFKMLVLLFVNKLPVNPEHAEMLDLHDKKGTYTCSKQLAEDLELLKESLLQKKYNDLAYQSVNRAIYFVKTFGFHLAELDIRQNSRYYQLALEQLVEKSNPGNTQQPDWDINEKKSFLTKELKSARPFVQDYSTLATESRNTLECFQLLNTHIRNYSHYSIGSLIVSMTKNASDLLTVYILAREAGLTLFNETMIIKLHVVPLFETIQDLIDSPAILEEYFSYPEVQNSLEYQRKEKNLPVKTQEIMIGYSDSNKDGGILASAWFLYKAQKEIAEVGKKFGIHIKFFHGKGGSISRGAGPIHWFLRSLPHGTLSGHFKITEQGESIEKKYANKINAVYNLELMIAGNTLNTLLHKHLPEDIDEISDIMEFMGQESFTIYTGLLNNNHFLNYYQQATPIDIIEESKIGSRPARRTGKRSFADLRAIPWVFSWGQARYHITSWYGVGSTLEKMKNQFPEKYDKLKKLIPRNQFVRYVLTNVDTSLASTDKQIMELYAGLVTTNETRSEILNQLLQEFEKTQNLMNELLGRPINERRKNHYFSTKLRAEALETLHRYQVNYLEKWRSQAFGNENEKQETLNKLLLSVNAIANAMGTTG